One region of Brachybacterium saurashtrense genomic DNA includes:
- the mca gene encoding mycothiol conjugate amidase Mca, giving the protein MTVQQPTPEEPLRMVAVHAHPDDESSKGAGSTARYAREGVEVTVITCTGGERGDVLNPRLRDDPSVTRETLPGIRRQEMARAQEILGVGHEWLGFVDSGLPEGDPLPPLPEDSFATMPVEEAARPLVEAVRRLRPHVMTTYDENGGYPHPDHIQTNRISLAAFDLAADPQFAPELGAPWEVAKLYYINGFHRQRFAAVSRHLHAEGTPNEMLDQMLQRYDESNDRLLTTRIDVRDYLAIRDDALRAHATQVDPEGPFFRIPHAVETAAWGTEDYELHISRIPVKLPENDLFAGLRHEHLGARA; this is encoded by the coding sequence GTGACCGTCCAGCAGCCCACTCCCGAAGAGCCCCTGCGCATGGTGGCCGTCCACGCGCACCCGGACGACGAGTCGTCCAAGGGGGCAGGGTCCACCGCGCGCTACGCGCGCGAGGGCGTCGAGGTCACCGTCATCACCTGCACCGGCGGCGAGCGCGGCGACGTGCTGAATCCCCGCCTGCGCGACGACCCCTCGGTGACCCGTGAGACGCTGCCCGGGATCCGCCGGCAGGAGATGGCCCGGGCCCAGGAGATCCTCGGCGTGGGGCACGAGTGGCTCGGCTTCGTCGACTCCGGCCTGCCCGAGGGCGACCCGCTGCCGCCGCTGCCGGAGGACAGCTTCGCGACGATGCCCGTCGAGGAGGCGGCGCGCCCGCTGGTCGAAGCGGTGCGTCGCCTGCGACCGCACGTGATGACCACGTACGACGAGAACGGCGGCTACCCGCACCCCGATCACATCCAGACCAACCGCATCAGCCTGGCGGCCTTCGATCTCGCGGCGGATCCGCAGTTCGCGCCCGAGCTCGGCGCGCCGTGGGAGGTGGCGAAGCTGTACTACATCAACGGCTTCCACCGCCAGCGCTTCGCCGCCGTGAGCCGCCACCTGCACGCCGAGGGCACCCCCAACGAGATGCTCGACCAGATGCTGCAGCGCTACGACGAGAGCAACGACCGCCTGCTCACCACCCGGATCGACGTGCGCGACTACCTCGCGATCCGCGACGACGCCCTGCGCGCCCACGCCACGCAGGTGGACCCCGAGGGGCCGTTCTTCCGCATCCCGCACGCCGTGGAGACCGCGGCCTGGGGCACCGAGGACTACGAGCTGCACATCTCCCGCATCCCGGTGAAGCTCCCCGAGAACGACCTCTTCGCCGGCCTGCGCCACGAGCACCTCGGGGCCCGGGCATGA
- a CDS encoding VOC family protein has product MIYELNHVGILTDDLEATLRFYRACGAQVVFDRMIRDSPVRIVYVQLGGGLLEFIGVPPGQAAPGIDHLAVLTDSLEADHTRLLGAGAVEAVAPKPAGTGEGRQSFVLWGDARLELIQRDVEMRVPHPEDSLVVELDHFALTVPDLPGAAAFFTEAVGLAPLTGIDLDGRPVRRFLHLGEDALGLGAEGTARAPGVFPYVSLRVEDVDAVLAELARRGFDGLGTAEDSFTGDSRCAVITAPDGVRLELLDRPALSAASYRTD; this is encoded by the coding sequence ATGATCTACGAGCTCAACCACGTCGGCATCCTCACCGACGACCTCGAGGCGACGCTGCGCTTCTACCGCGCCTGCGGTGCGCAGGTGGTCTTCGACAGGATGATCCGGGACTCCCCGGTGCGGATCGTCTACGTGCAGCTCGGCGGCGGTCTGCTCGAGTTCATCGGGGTGCCGCCCGGGCAGGCGGCCCCCGGGATCGATCACCTCGCCGTCCTCACCGACAGCCTCGAGGCGGATCACACCCGACTGCTCGGCGCCGGGGCGGTCGAGGCGGTGGCCCCGAAGCCGGCGGGCACCGGCGAGGGCCGGCAGTCGTTCGTGCTCTGGGGCGACGCCCGCCTCGAGCTGATCCAGCGCGACGTGGAGATGCGGGTCCCGCATCCCGAGGACTCGCTGGTGGTGGAGCTCGACCACTTCGCGCTCACCGTGCCGGATCTGCCGGGCGCCGCCGCGTTCTTCACCGAGGCGGTGGGCCTGGCCCCCCTCACCGGCATCGACCTGGACGGCAGGCCGGTGCGCCGCTTCCTGCACCTGGGCGAGGACGCCCTCGGGCTGGGCGCGGAGGGCACGGCCCGCGCCCCCGGCGTGTTCCCCTACGTCTCGCTGCGGGTGGAGGACGTCGACGCGGTCCTCGCAGAGCTCGCCCGGCGCGGGTTCGACGGGCTCGGCACGGCCGAGGACTCCTTCACCGGGGACAGCCGCTGCGCGGTGATCACTGCTCCGGACGGGGTGCGCCTGGAGCTGCTGGACCGCCCGGCGCTCTCCGCCGCGAGCTACCGCACCGACTGA
- the trhA gene encoding PAQR family membrane homeostasis protein TrhA, protein MSNGQRRDSGTPGQGEPHALLEREAPQHARTPQEQEAARAVAESGGTRLPADEELPTAENFPFAPRTLTRAMARRATQLGLQLPKPRLRGMLHLIAFPTSLVIGLLLVAVGESFATRLACAVFVLTAGMLFGISAVYHRGTWSPQRAIMLRRFDHANIFLIIAGTYTPIAVTLLAPRQALTLLVIAWGGAAVGVCFRLFWTGAPRWIYVPAYVALGWVAVFYMPALHAGGGWAVVWLLVIGGLAYTAGAVMYALKRPNPSPAWFGFHEIFHAGTLVGFGCHFAAVAVAVL, encoded by the coding sequence ATGAGCAACGGACAGCGCCGCGACAGCGGCACCCCCGGGCAGGGCGAGCCCCACGCGCTCCTCGAGCGCGAGGCCCCCCAGCACGCCCGCACTCCCCAGGAGCAGGAGGCGGCTCGCGCAGTCGCCGAGAGCGGCGGCACCCGGCTCCCGGCCGACGAGGAGCTGCCCACCGCCGAGAACTTCCCCTTCGCCCCGCGCACCCTCACCCGGGCGATGGCGCGCCGTGCCACGCAGCTGGGCCTGCAGCTGCCCAAGCCCCGCCTGCGCGGGATGCTGCACCTGATCGCCTTCCCCACCAGCCTCGTGATCGGGCTGCTGCTGGTCGCGGTCGGGGAGAGCTTCGCGACGCGCCTGGCCTGCGCGGTGTTCGTGCTCACGGCGGGGATGCTGTTCGGCATCAGCGCCGTGTACCACCGCGGCACCTGGTCGCCGCAGCGGGCGATCATGCTGCGCCGCTTCGACCACGCCAACATCTTCCTGATCATCGCCGGCACCTACACCCCGATCGCGGTGACGCTGCTGGCGCCGCGCCAGGCGCTGACGCTGCTGGTGATCGCCTGGGGTGGCGCCGCCGTGGGCGTGTGCTTCCGCCTGTTCTGGACGGGCGCGCCGCGCTGGATCTACGTGCCCGCGTACGTGGCGCTGGGCTGGGTGGCGGTGTTCTACATGCCCGCCCTGCACGCCGGCGGGGGCTGGGCGGTGGTGTGGCTGCTGGTGATCGGCGGCCTCGCCTACACGGCCGGCGCCGTGATGTACGCGCTCAAGCGCCCCAATCCGTCCCCGGCGTGGTTCGGGTTCCACGAGATCTTCCATGCGGGAACCCTGGTGGGGTTCGGCTGCCACTTCGCCGCGGTGGCCGTCGCGGTGCTGTGA
- a CDS encoding DUF4307 domain-containing protein: protein MTAPDRRHEQRYGGPLVGRRTSRVLIALAAAVFLGIVGYVGVQAASTPVRHEVLAYQHLADDVIAVDFQVTMDPGTEAVCRVQALNKGRAQVGFLETTIPAQESRRSTHHVEISTQGEAVSAEIIDCSPR from the coding sequence ATGACCGCCCCGGACCGGCGCCACGAGCAGCGCTACGGCGGGCCGCTCGTGGGCCGTCGCACGTCCCGCGTCCTGATCGCCCTCGCCGCGGCGGTGTTCCTGGGGATCGTGGGCTACGTGGGCGTGCAGGCCGCGAGCACGCCGGTGCGCCACGAAGTGCTCGCCTACCAGCACCTCGCCGACGACGTCATCGCGGTCGACTTCCAGGTCACGATGGATCCCGGCACCGAGGCCGTCTGCCGGGTGCAGGCCCTGAACAAGGGGCGGGCCCAGGTGGGCTTCCTCGAGACCACGATCCCGGCCCAGGAGTCGCGCCGCAGCACCCATCACGTGGAGATCTCCACCCAGGGCGAGGCGGTCTCGGCGGAGATCATCGACTGCTCGCCGCGCTGA
- a CDS encoding ABC transporter ATP-binding protein, whose protein sequence is MHSDPLSSSSASPAAGSAAPAAPGAAGPSAHHVAPDAAPVTADAAVPARTALSIRGLRKSFGGTEVVHGLSLDVPQGSFYGIVGPNGAGKTTTLSMATGLLRPDAGTAHVLEHDMWQQPQQAKARLGVLADGLRTFDRLTGQELLTYVGLVRGMEPDVVEERSASLLAALDLADEDGKLVVDYSAGMTKKILLACALLHGPRLLVLDEPLEAVDPVSAQVIRTILTTYVQGGGTVVLSSHVMELVEGLCSHVAIIAHGELLADGTLEQVRQGGSLVQTFIDLVGGGNVAEGSLSWLES, encoded by the coding sequence ATGCACAGCGACCCCCTGTCCTCCTCCTCCGCATCCCCGGCCGCGGGGTCGGCAGCACCGGCGGCGCCCGGGGCGGCCGGTCCCTCCGCGCACCACGTCGCGCCGGACGCCGCCCCGGTCACGGCCGACGCCGCGGTGCCGGCGCGCACCGCCCTGTCGATCCGGGGGCTGAGGAAGTCCTTCGGCGGCACCGAGGTGGTGCACGGGCTCTCCCTGGACGTGCCGCAGGGATCCTTCTACGGGATCGTGGGCCCCAACGGCGCCGGCAAGACCACCACGCTGTCCATGGCGACCGGCCTGCTGCGCCCCGACGCCGGCACCGCCCACGTGCTCGAGCACGACATGTGGCAGCAGCCCCAGCAGGCCAAGGCCCGCCTCGGCGTGCTCGCCGACGGACTGCGCACCTTCGACCGCCTCACCGGGCAGGAGCTGCTCACCTACGTGGGGCTGGTGCGCGGCATGGAGCCGGATGTCGTCGAGGAGCGCAGCGCCTCGCTGCTGGCGGCGCTGGACCTCGCGGACGAGGACGGCAAGCTGGTGGTGGACTACTCCGCCGGGATGACCAAGAAGATCCTGCTCGCCTGCGCGCTGCTGCACGGGCCGCGCCTGCTGGTGCTGGACGAGCCGCTCGAGGCGGTCGATCCCGTCTCCGCGCAGGTGATCCGCACGATCCTCACCACCTACGTGCAGGGCGGCGGCACGGTGGTGCTCTCGAGCCACGTGATGGAGCTGGTCGAGGGGCTGTGCAGCCACGTCGCGATCATCGCCCACGGCGAGCTGCTCGCCGACGGCACGCTCGAGCAGGTGCGCCAGGGCGGGTCCCTGGTGCAGACCTTCATCGACCTCGTGGGCGGCGGGAACGTCGCGGAGGGGAGCCTGTCGTGGCTGGAGTCCTGA
- a CDS encoding Gfo/Idh/MocA family protein, whose translation MEMVRIGIVGAGFAAQFHLRALRRLARSGAEVVGVAASSPQSARAFAARHHVPQAHPDVASLLASDVDLVVVAVPTALHEEVTVAAAAAGKHVLVEKPLTGAFGSGAASAEIAPTERAERELAAARAAMERITGAVERAGVQLFYAENWVHAPAVARVRSLLSTSGAPLLDLRAEQSHSGSHASAARRRASAGGGALLTLGAHPLATVLHLKAVESGLSGRGPIRPVSVTAETASLHQLVASHGGDTALVRDWEDVETWANLVLAFDDGSRATVTASFQMLGGVRDQLEVYTADAAYRTKMTQHDELSVFTPDPAAFADQVLQEKVESATGWQAVPSDAGWSHGHLQQFEDVLGALREGREPLSGLPLARDTVEIVYSAYLSAARGERVAVGGALPGAAVDAPHRTSPALAHSQEAGPR comes from the coding sequence ATGGAGATGGTCAGGATCGGCATCGTCGGCGCGGGCTTCGCCGCGCAGTTCCACCTCCGCGCGCTGCGGCGTCTGGCACGCTCCGGCGCGGAGGTCGTGGGCGTCGCCGCGAGCTCCCCGCAGAGCGCCCGCGCGTTCGCCGCCCGTCACCACGTTCCGCAGGCACATCCCGACGTGGCCTCGCTGCTCGCCTCGGACGTGGACCTGGTGGTGGTGGCCGTGCCCACCGCGCTCCACGAGGAGGTCACCGTCGCGGCGGCCGCGGCCGGGAAGCACGTGCTGGTGGAGAAGCCGCTCACCGGGGCGTTCGGGAGCGGCGCGGCCTCCGCCGAGATCGCGCCCACGGAGCGCGCCGAGCGCGAGCTCGCCGCCGCCCGCGCCGCCATGGAGCGCATCACCGGGGCCGTGGAGCGGGCCGGCGTGCAGCTGTTCTACGCCGAGAACTGGGTGCACGCCCCGGCGGTGGCCCGGGTGCGCTCCCTGCTGAGCACCTCCGGAGCCCCGCTGCTGGACCTGCGGGCGGAGCAGAGCCACAGCGGTTCGCACGCCAGTGCCGCGCGGCGCCGTGCGAGCGCCGGCGGCGGTGCGCTGCTCACGCTGGGCGCGCACCCGTTGGCCACGGTGCTGCACCTGAAGGCCGTCGAGTCCGGCCTTTCCGGGAGGGGACCGATCCGGCCCGTCAGCGTCACCGCAGAGACCGCGTCCCTCCATCAGCTGGTCGCCTCCCACGGCGGGGACACCGCCCTGGTGCGCGACTGGGAGGACGTGGAGACCTGGGCGAACCTCGTGCTCGCCTTCGACGACGGCTCGCGCGCCACCGTCACCGCCTCCTTCCAGATGCTCGGCGGCGTGCGGGACCAGCTCGAGGTGTACACGGCCGACGCCGCCTATCGCACGAAGATGACCCAGCACGACGAGCTGAGCGTGTTCACCCCGGACCCGGCGGCGTTCGCGGACCAGGTGCTGCAGGAGAAGGTCGAGTCCGCCACCGGCTGGCAGGCCGTCCCCTCCGACGCCGGCTGGTCGCACGGCCACCTCCAGCAGTTCGAGGACGTGCTCGGTGCGCTGCGGGAGGGGCGGGAGCCGCTGTCCGGCCTACCCCTCGCCCGCGACACCGTCGAGATCGTCTACTCCGCCTATCTCAGCGCCGCCCGCGGCGAGCGCGTCGCGGTGGGCGGCGCGCTGCCCGGCGCCGCCGTCGACGCACCCCACCGCACCTCCCCCGCCCTCGCCCACTCCCAGGAAGCAGGCCCCCGATGA
- a CDS encoding LacI family DNA-binding transcriptional regulator: MGSRVTVRQIAAAAGVSAATVSRALSGRAKVAEPTRRRIEEAARRLGHLDDDAQPGPGPRGRAAAGGVIPGSGAPGSSVSGRAAAGSAVSGRAAAGRALALLAPDLEHPSYAGLLKGASREAMREGFTLAVADSDGDHALEARTAHALCDHVAGLFLASTRLRDDEIRQLAERVPVVLTNRTVEGVDSVRYDGAAPMRRALEHLHALGHRRIAYAGGPEHSLADRSRRDGIARVAPGLSGLEMRDLGHFEPGHGEGRSAADLLIASDATAVLAYNDMVAVQILSRVRERGLEVPEHLSVVGVDDSILATVSHPQLTTVRTPHLAIGRTAVTLLLDRIAPRSAPRPEIVLPVALVVRESTAAPRRGAAGAR; the protein is encoded by the coding sequence ATGGGTTCCAGGGTCACGGTGCGGCAGATCGCCGCGGCCGCCGGGGTGTCGGCCGCGACGGTCTCCCGCGCGCTCAGCGGCAGGGCGAAGGTCGCCGAGCCCACTCGGCGACGGATCGAGGAGGCGGCCCGGCGTCTGGGCCACCTCGACGACGACGCGCAGCCCGGGCCCGGCCCCCGGGGGCGCGCCGCGGCGGGCGGGGTCATTCCGGGCAGCGGTGCGCCGGGCAGCTCCGTGTCGGGCCGTGCCGCGGCGGGCAGCGCCGTGTCGGGCCGTGCCGCGGCGGGCCGTGCGCTGGCGCTCCTGGCCCCGGACCTCGAGCATCCCTCCTACGCCGGCCTGCTCAAGGGGGCGAGCCGTGAGGCGATGCGCGAGGGGTTCACCCTGGCGGTGGCGGACTCCGACGGCGACCACGCGCTCGAGGCCCGCACCGCGCACGCGCTCTGCGATCACGTGGCCGGGCTGTTCCTCGCCTCCACCCGGCTGCGCGACGACGAGATCCGGCAGCTCGCGGAGCGCGTCCCCGTCGTGCTCACGAATCGGACGGTCGAGGGGGTCGACTCCGTGCGGTACGACGGGGCAGCGCCCATGCGTCGCGCCCTCGAGCATCTGCACGCCCTGGGCCATCGACGCATCGCCTACGCGGGAGGGCCGGAGCACAGCCTCGCCGACCGCTCGCGCCGCGACGGGATCGCCCGGGTGGCCCCCGGCCTGTCGGGGCTGGAGATGAGGGACCTGGGGCACTTCGAGCCCGGGCACGGCGAGGGGCGCTCCGCCGCCGATCTGCTGATCGCCTCCGACGCCACGGCCGTGCTCGCCTACAACGACATGGTCGCCGTGCAGATCCTCTCCCGCGTGCGGGAGCGCGGCCTCGAGGTGCCGGAGCACCTCAGCGTGGTGGGCGTCGACGACTCGATCCTCGCCACCGTCTCGCACCCGCAGCTGACGACCGTGAGGACGCCGCACCTGGCGATCGGGCGCACGGCCGTGACGCTGCTGCTGGACCGGATCGCGCCGCGCTCCGCGCCCCGCCCGGAGATCGTGCTCCCCGTGGCCCTGGTGGTGCGGGAGTCGACCGCGGCGCCGCGGCGCGGCGCGGCAGGAGCCCGCTGA
- the uppS gene encoding polyprenyl diphosphate synthase, which produces MDDDGLLYRVYERRLTRELEAFDLPQHLGVIVDGNRRWAKEAGESTEHGHRAGAAKILEFLSWCEDLGIPLVTVWMLSTDNLRRPPEELTALYGIIGDTIAAIIRAGHCVRLTGNAGALPASMRAEIMREQEAAPRDARLTVNVAIGYGGREEIVDAVQELVRDLAGQGLDGDGIAERISIESITEHLYTRGQPDPDLIIRTSGEQRLSGFLLWQSVHSEYWFCETYWPGFRRVDLLRALRDFCRRERRYGA; this is translated from the coding sequence ATGGACGATGACGGACTCCTCTACCGGGTCTACGAGCGGCGCCTCACGCGGGAGCTCGAGGCCTTCGACCTGCCCCAGCACCTCGGGGTGATCGTCGACGGCAACCGCCGCTGGGCGAAGGAGGCCGGGGAGAGCACCGAGCACGGCCACCGCGCCGGCGCCGCGAAGATCCTGGAGTTCCTCTCCTGGTGCGAGGACCTGGGCATCCCGCTGGTCACCGTGTGGATGCTCTCCACCGACAACCTGCGCCGCCCGCCCGAGGAGCTCACCGCGCTCTACGGCATCATCGGCGACACCATCGCGGCGATCATCCGGGCCGGCCACTGCGTGCGCCTCACCGGCAACGCCGGCGCCCTGCCCGCCTCGATGCGGGCGGAGATCATGCGCGAGCAGGAGGCCGCCCCCCGCGACGCCCGGCTCACCGTCAACGTCGCCATCGGGTACGGCGGGCGGGAGGAGATCGTCGACGCCGTGCAGGAGCTCGTGCGCGACCTCGCCGGCCAGGGGCTGGACGGGGACGGCATCGCCGAGCGGATCAGCATCGAGTCCATCACCGAGCACCTCTACACCCGCGGCCAGCCCGACCCGGACCTCATCATCCGCACCTCCGGCGAGCAGCGCCTCTCCGGCTTCCTGCTGTGGCAGTCCGTGCACTCGGAGTACTGGTTCTGCGAGACCTACTGGCCCGGCTTCCGGCGGGTGGACCTGCTGCGCGCCCTGCGCGACTTCTGCCGACGCGAGCGGCGCTACGGGGCCTGA
- a CDS encoding AI-2E family transporter, whose protein sequence is MPKLRPAPRPPGLAPEVEEIPMGIRRAAAWSWRMIVVVAASALLIWGLLKVAVLVIPVLIAVLLAALLTPVVKVLTRYTFLGRGAASGIALLGLLLVISGMFTLAGRQLFAQYADIQNKAIAGFQALTDWATATFQIDDTMINSAIEEGLAQLQQNADQLVSGALGTAAVLGNVATGIVICLFALFFFLAGGSGIWRWTVGLLPPAARVPTHEAFRRGWKALSAYIRTQILVAGVDATGIAIGMIALGLGSYAVPIWLLVFLFSFIPLVGAIASGAVAVLLVLVLNGWIGALIMLAIVLAVQQLEGNVLQPFLMGKAVELHPLAVFLGVAAGAMVAGIAGALFAIPLIAFLNATLLYVVGRDPSPELGQDQASAQHFASLGRKGAAAAQGRAEAAAAATAVPSAPRPVPATAGAAASGTAAPVAATPGGAAPSPDDSPSAAPVDPSTGASPADAAPTSEDRPDSAAHEQEPPATPPREGGA, encoded by the coding sequence ATGCCGAAGCTGCGCCCCGCCCCGCGACCTCCCGGTCTCGCGCCCGAGGTCGAGGAGATCCCGATGGGGATCCGCCGCGCCGCCGCCTGGTCCTGGCGGATGATCGTCGTGGTCGCGGCCTCCGCGCTCCTCATCTGGGGGCTGCTGAAGGTCGCCGTCCTGGTCATCCCGGTGCTCATCGCCGTGCTGCTCGCGGCGCTGCTCACCCCGGTGGTCAAGGTGCTCACCCGCTACACCTTCCTGGGGCGCGGCGCGGCCAGCGGCATCGCCCTGCTGGGGCTGCTGCTGGTGATCTCGGGGATGTTCACCCTCGCCGGGCGCCAGCTCTTCGCGCAGTACGCGGACATCCAGAACAAGGCCATCGCCGGCTTCCAGGCCCTGACCGACTGGGCCACCGCCACCTTCCAGATCGACGACACGATGATCAACTCGGCGATCGAGGAGGGGCTGGCTCAGCTGCAGCAGAACGCCGATCAGCTGGTCTCCGGCGCCCTCGGCACGGCGGCGGTGCTCGGCAACGTCGCCACCGGCATCGTCATCTGCCTGTTCGCGCTGTTCTTCTTCCTCGCCGGCGGCTCCGGGATCTGGCGCTGGACGGTGGGCCTGCTGCCGCCGGCCGCCCGGGTGCCCACCCATGAGGCGTTCCGTCGCGGATGGAAGGCGCTCTCGGCATACATCCGCACGCAGATCCTGGTCGCGGGTGTGGACGCCACCGGCATCGCGATCGGCATGATCGCGCTGGGCCTGGGCTCGTACGCGGTGCCGATCTGGCTGCTGGTGTTCCTGTTCTCCTTCATCCCGCTGGTGGGTGCGATCGCCTCCGGCGCCGTCGCCGTGCTGCTGGTGCTGGTGCTGAACGGATGGATCGGCGCGCTGATCATGCTGGCGATCGTGCTGGCGGTGCAGCAGCTCGAGGGCAACGTGCTGCAGCCCTTCCTGATGGGCAAGGCCGTGGAGCTGCACCCCCTGGCGGTGTTCCTGGGCGTCGCGGCAGGCGCCATGGTGGCCGGGATCGCCGGGGCGCTCTTCGCGATCCCGCTGATCGCCTTCCTCAACGCGACGCTGCTGTACGTGGTGGGCCGGGATCCCAGCCCCGAGCTGGGCCAGGACCAGGCCAGTGCGCAGCACTTCGCCTCGCTGGGCCGGAAGGGCGCGGCGGCGGCGCAGGGCCGTGCCGAGGCGGCGGCCGCCGCGACGGCCGTCCCGAGCGCGCCGCGACCCGTTCCTGCGACGGCAGGCGCCGCCGCGTCGGGGACCGCCGCGCCGGTCGCCGCGACGCCCGGCGGAGCCGCCCCCTCGCCGGATGACTCCCCGTCGGCCGCCCCCGTCGACCCCTCGACCGGCGCATCGCCCGCGGATGCCGCGCCCACCTCCGAGGACCGGCCGGACAGCGCCGCCCACGAGCAGGAGCCCCCGGCGACCCCGCCGCGCGAGGGCGGGGCCTGA
- a CDS encoding PhoH family protein has protein sequence MLAEVETGVITYVLDTSVLLSDPLSLHRFAEHDIVLPIVVVTELEAKRHHPDLGYFARQALRILDDLRELHGNLSVPLPIGKEGGHVHVELNHMSTASLPDGFRLGDNDTRILAVAKNLQLEGKNVVLVSKDLPMRIKASASGIHAEEYRAELARDRGYTGMVTAAVDEQTMTDLYDGRSVDVPDIAHLPVHTGLTLTSPRGSALGRVTRDKQARLVHGDQTVFGVSGRSAEQRVAIDLLQDESVGIVSLGGRAGTGKSALALCAGLEAVLERRTQRKIMVFRPLFAVGGQELGYLPGDQSEKMGPWGQAVFDTLGSMVSQNVIDEVLSRGMLEVLPLTHIRGRSLHDAFVIVDEAQSLERNVLLTMLSRIGQNSRVVLTHDVAQRDNLRIGRYDGIASVVEALKEKELFAHITLQRSERSKVAELVTHVLDEPIP, from the coding sequence ATGCTCGCCGAGGTGGAGACCGGCGTGATCACCTACGTGCTGGACACCTCCGTGCTCCTCTCCGACCCGCTGTCCCTGCACCGCTTCGCCGAGCACGACATCGTGCTGCCGATCGTGGTGGTCACCGAGCTCGAGGCCAAGCGCCACCACCCCGACCTCGGCTACTTCGCCCGCCAGGCCCTGCGGATCCTCGACGACCTGCGGGAGCTGCACGGCAACCTCTCCGTGCCGCTGCCGATCGGCAAGGAGGGAGGGCACGTGCACGTGGAGCTGAACCACATGAGCACCGCCTCCCTGCCGGACGGCTTCCGGCTCGGCGACAACGACACCCGCATCCTCGCCGTCGCCAAGAACCTCCAGCTCGAGGGCAAGAACGTGGTGCTGGTCTCCAAGGACCTGCCGATGCGGATCAAGGCCAGCGCCTCCGGCATCCACGCCGAGGAGTACCGCGCCGAGCTGGCCCGCGACCGCGGCTACACCGGCATGGTCACCGCCGCGGTGGACGAGCAGACCATGACAGACCTCTACGACGGCCGCAGCGTGGACGTCCCCGACATCGCCCACCTGCCCGTGCACACGGGCCTGACCCTCACCAGCCCGCGCGGCTCCGCGCTGGGCCGGGTCACCCGGGACAAGCAGGCACGACTGGTCCACGGCGACCAGACCGTGTTCGGGGTCTCCGGCCGCTCCGCCGAGCAGCGGGTCGCGATCGACCTGCTGCAGGACGAATCCGTGGGCATCGTCTCCCTGGGCGGTCGCGCCGGCACCGGCAAGAGCGCCCTCGCCCTGTGCGCCGGCCTCGAGGCGGTGCTGGAGCGCCGCACCCAGCGCAAGATCATGGTGTTCCGGCCCCTGTTCGCCGTGGGCGGGCAAGAGCTCGGCTACCTCCCCGGCGATCAGAGCGAGAAGATGGGGCCGTGGGGGCAGGCCGTGTTCGACACCCTCGGCTCGATGGTCTCCCAGAACGTGATCGACGAGGTGCTCTCCCGCGGCATGCTCGAGGTGCTGCCGCTGACGCACATCCGCGGCCGCTCCCTCCACGACGCCTTCGTGATCGTCGACGAGGCCCAGTCCCTCGAGCGGAACGTGCTGCTGACCATGCTCTCCCGCATCGGCCAGAACTCCCGCGTGGTGCTCACCCACGACGTCGCCCAGCGGGACAACCTGCGCATCGGCCGCTACGACGGGATCGCCTCCGTGGTCGAGGCGCTCAAGGAGAAGGAGCTGTTCGCCCACATCACCCTGCAGCGCTCCGAGCGCTCCAAGGTCGCAGAGCTCGTCACCCACGTGCTGGACGAGCCCATTCCCTGA
- the greA gene encoding transcription elongation factor GreA produces the protein MSSQPNGAWLTQDAYDRLVKELEELEGPGRTEIAERIAAARDEGDLKENGGYHAAREEQGKMEARIADLQRLLKNAVVGESPKDDGVVEPGMVVEISMAGKTRTFLLGNREIADGDDTLEVYSSESPLGSAIHGSTVGDTVDYTAPNGKSFPIEILKATPYTA, from the coding sequence ATGAGCAGCCAGCCGAATGGCGCCTGGCTCACCCAGGACGCGTACGACCGCCTGGTCAAGGAGCTCGAGGAGCTCGAGGGCCCGGGACGCACCGAGATCGCCGAACGCATCGCCGCGGCGCGCGACGAGGGCGACCTCAAGGAGAACGGCGGGTACCACGCCGCCCGCGAGGAGCAGGGCAAGATGGAGGCGCGGATCGCGGACCTCCAGCGGCTGCTGAAGAACGCCGTGGTGGGCGAGTCCCCCAAGGACGACGGCGTGGTCGAGCCGGGCATGGTCGTGGAGATCTCCATGGCCGGCAAGACGCGCACCTTCCTGCTGGGCAATCGCGAGATCGCCGACGGCGACGACACTCTCGAGGTGTACTCCTCCGAGTCCCCGCTGGGCAGCGCGATCCACGGCTCGACGGTGGGCGACACCGTCGACTACACCGCCCCGAACGGGAAGTCCTTCCCGATCGAGATCCTCAAGGCCACGCCCTACACGGCCTGA